From one Enterobacter kobei genomic stretch:
- a CDS encoding phage protein NinX family protein, whose amino-acid sequence MDYSKMSDFEINMKVAELFLDYDSISQLPHIGMSVHWGDGANWHTYNPCNNPADAWPIINASRISIMFDGTDPQYEGEHHEWCDAISSCQKFGTQHQSNPLRAAMVVYLMMQESANVQDNPA is encoded by the coding sequence ATGGACTACAGCAAGATGTCAGATTTTGAGATTAACATGAAGGTGGCCGAGCTTTTCCTTGATTACGATTCAATTTCCCAGCTTCCACATATTGGCATGTCCGTTCATTGGGGGGATGGTGCAAACTGGCATACCTATAACCCCTGCAACAACCCGGCAGACGCATGGCCGATTATCAACGCCAGCCGCATCAGCATCATGTTTGATGGAACAGACCCGCAATACGAGGGTGAGCATCATGAGTGGTGCGACGCAATTTCATCATGTCAGAAATTCGGCACTCAGCATCAGTCCAACCCACTACGTGCTGCGATGGTGGTGTACCTCATGATGCAGGAGTCAGCCAATGTTCAGGATAATCCTGCCTAA
- a CDS encoding excisionase family protein, translated as MSEFTLVVPNDWVTQDKLVEITGLRPGTIEAARKKSWMVGREYLHVAPDGNPKENSECMYNRKAVDQWVQSMSKKQPGARQ; from the coding sequence ATGAGCGAATTTACCTTAGTTGTCCCCAACGATTGGGTAACCCAAGATAAGCTGGTCGAAATTACCGGCCTTCGACCGGGAACTATCGAGGCGGCGCGCAAAAAATCCTGGATGGTTGGACGTGAGTATCTTCACGTTGCACCAGATGGAAACCCCAAAGAAAACAGCGAATGTATGTACAACAGAAAGGCCGTCGACCAGTGGGTGCAGAGCATGTCGAAGAAACAGCCTGGTGCACGGCAATGA
- a CDS encoding DUF4406 domain-containing protein: MKIYIAGPMSGLVEFNRPAFMFTAAKLTGRGNTVLNPAILPDGLSQAEYMDICLAMLRCAEVIYLLKGWEASPGARAEKALAEKLDMQIIYQEEERAP, encoded by the coding sequence TTGAAAATTTACATCGCCGGGCCAATGAGCGGATTGGTCGAATTCAACCGCCCTGCTTTCATGTTTACCGCTGCGAAACTAACCGGGCGTGGCAATACGGTACTCAACCCAGCAATACTCCCTGACGGACTGTCTCAGGCTGAATACATGGATATCTGCCTCGCCATGCTGCGATGTGCAGAGGTGATTTATCTGCTGAAGGGGTGGGAGGCATCGCCGGGAGCACGAGCTGAAAAGGCGCTGGCTGAGAAGCTGGATATGCAGATTATCTACCAGGAAGAGGAGCGAGCACCATGA
- a CDS encoding MT-A70 family methyltransferase, translating to MSKKYSLIYADPPWLYGNTISNGAAEDHYDTMRLIDIKRLPVWDIAAENSVLAMWYTGTHSQEAIELAEAWGFSVRTMKGFTWVKFNKLAERHINKALESGQVQDFYDVLDLLNDQTRMNGGNYTRANTEDVLIAVRGSGIERASSAIKQVVYSPLGEHSEKPWEVRHRLELLYGDVPRIELFSRCAAPGWDHWGNQCPSSAVQLLAGCAIDIIRQEAS from the coding sequence ATGAGTAAGAAATACTCTCTCATCTACGCAGATCCACCATGGCTGTACGGCAACACGATCAGCAACGGAGCAGCTGAAGACCATTACGACACCATGAGGCTTATCGACATCAAGCGCCTCCCTGTTTGGGATATTGCTGCTGAAAACTCTGTTCTGGCGATGTGGTATACCGGCACACACAGCCAGGAGGCTATCGAGCTGGCTGAAGCTTGGGGATTCAGCGTACGAACAATGAAGGGATTCACCTGGGTTAAGTTCAACAAGCTCGCAGAAAGGCATATCAATAAAGCACTGGAATCTGGTCAAGTGCAGGACTTCTATGACGTTCTCGACTTGCTTAACGATCAGACGCGCATGAACGGCGGCAACTACACGCGAGCAAACACAGAAGATGTGCTGATCGCTGTACGCGGATCAGGGATTGAACGCGCTAGCTCGGCCATAAAACAGGTCGTTTACAGCCCGCTCGGCGAGCACAGCGAAAAACCCTGGGAGGTTCGCCACCGTCTTGAGCTTCTGTATGGTGATGTGCCACGCATTGAGCTGTTCAGCCGGTGCGCTGCTCCTGGTTGGGATCACTGGGGCAATCAATGCCCATCATCAGCAGTCCAGTTACTGGCGGGATGTGCGATCGACATTATCAGGCAGGAGGCGTCATGA
- a CDS encoding DUF4222 domain-containing protein: protein MFRIILPNTWYADLHGAPCKIIRSTHEVIHYIRNGRTCIASMDRFQHDFEPINKFEAARIEEEIETAHHIKQLRAMRVA from the coding sequence ATGTTCAGGATAATCCTGCCTAACACCTGGTACGCCGATTTACACGGCGCTCCATGCAAAATCATCCGCAGCACCCACGAAGTCATCCACTACATCCGAAACGGTCGAACCTGCATCGCCAGCATGGACCGCTTTCAGCACGATTTCGAGCCCATCAACAAATTTGAAGCGGCGCGAATCGAAGAAGAAATCGAAACAGCACATCACATTAAACAGCTGCGCGCTATGCGGGTGGCTTAG
- a CDS encoding site-specific integrase has protein sequence MAKSAYPTGVENHGGNLRIWFIYKGARVRENLGVPDIPKNRKMAGELRSSVCFAIKTGNFNYSSQFPDSPNLKKFGMESKEITVADLARKWLELKKMEISTNAMGRYKSIARNMVPRLGEERFASSITKEDLLFIRKDLLTGYQVMKRGHRTPVKGRSVPTVNNYMNIMSGMFQFAADSGYIAANPFTGITALKKSRTEPDPLTRDEFMRLIEACRHQQIRNMWSLAVYTGVRHGELVSLAWEDIDLKAGTMTIRRNHTLTKEFTLPKTEAGTNRVINLIQPAIDVLRSQAEMTRLGKQYEVTVKLREYGRCEMHPCTFVFNPQVVTRNSLAGHHYAVGSINQNWETAMRRAGIRYRKAYQSRHTYACWSLAAGANPNFIAKQMGHSDAQMVYRVYGSWMAENNMDQVTILNQKLSSFAPPMPRAVGSDLKS, from the coding sequence GTGGCTAAATCAGCATACCCAACAGGCGTTGAAAACCATGGCGGCAATTTGCGCATATGGTTCATCTATAAAGGAGCCAGGGTCAGGGAAAACCTTGGCGTACCTGATATACCGAAAAACAGGAAAATGGCTGGAGAGTTACGCTCATCGGTTTGCTTCGCCATTAAAACGGGGAACTTTAATTATTCATCCCAGTTCCCTGACTCACCCAACCTGAAAAAGTTTGGCATGGAGAGCAAGGAGATCACCGTTGCTGACCTGGCAAGGAAATGGCTTGAGCTGAAGAAGATGGAGATCAGCACCAATGCAATGGGCCGCTACAAGTCTATCGCGCGGAACATGGTGCCGAGACTGGGAGAGGAAAGGTTCGCCTCCTCTATTACCAAGGAAGACCTGCTTTTCATAAGGAAGGATTTGCTTACCGGGTATCAGGTAATGAAGCGTGGACACAGAACACCGGTAAAGGGGCGCTCTGTTCCTACAGTGAATAATTACATGAACATCATGTCCGGCATGTTCCAGTTTGCCGCTGACAGTGGGTACATAGCTGCCAATCCCTTTACAGGTATCACCGCTCTCAAAAAGTCGCGCACCGAACCCGATCCGCTTACAAGGGATGAGTTCATGAGGCTGATTGAAGCATGTCGTCACCAGCAGATCAGGAATATGTGGTCGCTGGCGGTTTATACCGGTGTCCGGCATGGTGAACTGGTATCACTGGCATGGGAGGATATAGACCTGAAGGCCGGAACAATGACCATCCGGAGAAACCATACTCTGACGAAGGAATTCACACTTCCAAAGACAGAGGCTGGAACCAACAGGGTAATAAACCTTATTCAGCCAGCGATAGACGTACTCAGAAGCCAGGCCGAAATGACCAGGTTAGGAAAGCAGTACGAAGTGACGGTGAAGCTCAGGGAATATGGCAGGTGTGAGATGCATCCGTGCACGTTCGTGTTCAATCCGCAGGTAGTAACGCGCAATAGCCTGGCAGGGCATCATTACGCGGTTGGATCGATAAACCAAAATTGGGAGACAGCAATGCGGCGCGCCGGAATTCGCTACCGCAAAGCATATCAGTCCAGGCACACATATGCATGCTGGTCATTAGCAGCTGGAGCTAACCCAAATTTTATCGCTAAGCAGATGGGACACTCTGACGCACAGATGGTGTACAGAGTTTACGGATCATGGATGGCAGAGAACAATATGGATCAGGTAACAATCCTGAACCAGAAATTATCCTCTTTTGCCCCACCCATGCCCCGAGCCGTTGGATCTGACTTAAAAAGCTAA
- the fliE gene encoding flagellar hook-basal body complex protein FliE translates to MSVQGIEGVISQLQATAGIAKNQSMQSEPTVSFAGQLHAALDRISDTQNAARTQAEKFTLGEPGVALNDVMTDLQKSSVSLQMGIQVRNKLVSAYQDVMSMQV, encoded by the coding sequence ATGTCAGTACAAGGTATTGAAGGGGTCATCAGCCAGCTGCAGGCGACGGCGGGGATCGCGAAGAATCAGAGTATGCAAAGCGAACCGACGGTGAGCTTCGCCGGCCAGCTGCATGCGGCACTGGATCGCATCAGCGATACGCAAAACGCAGCGCGCACTCAGGCTGAGAAATTCACCCTTGGTGAACCCGGCGTGGCGCTGAACGACGTGATGACCGATCTGCAAAAATCGTCCGTGTCCCTGCAAATGGGCATTCAGGTGCGAAACAAACTGGTTTCCGCCTACCAGGACGTGATGTCCATGCAGGTGTAG
- a CDS encoding TraR/DksA family transcriptional regulator: protein MTAEIIDQASELEEMLRENAIAAHRINRNAVSEKHCESCGEDIPEPRRVAVPGCKTCSDCQRLIEMKNKHRGVV from the coding sequence ATGACCGCCGAAATCATCGATCAGGCCAGCGAGCTTGAAGAAATGCTCCGCGAAAACGCTATTGCCGCTCACCGCATCAACCGTAACGCGGTATCAGAAAAGCATTGTGAATCGTGCGGAGAGGACATACCAGAGCCGCGCCGGGTTGCTGTGCCGGGATGCAAGACGTGCAGTGACTGCCAGCGGTTAATCGAGATGAAGAATAAGCACAGGGGGGTTGTGTGA